The Bacteroidota bacterium nucleotide sequence CTACTCCACCATTTTATAAATTTCTGCTGCACGTTCGCGCGTACACGAATTAAAATGCCACCACTCGGTTTGTATCCCGAAAAATCCGGCATGACGCATCACTTCGCGGAGAATTTCACGATTCGAAATTTCATACTGTGTCAATTCTCCATTCGCAAGTAATTCATTTTCCTTCTGTGGTTGTGCCTTGTCACCGAAATAATCAAAATCGGTTCCCATGTCGAGCGGAATTCCATGCTCATCAATAATGGAAAGATCAACCGCAGCACCATAATTGTGCAAAGAACCTTTTCCCGGATTGGAAAGATATTTCTGCCGCTCGCCCGGCGGAAGATGAAGCGTGTCCCACATCATGCGCTGAATATGCTGTGGCCGCACCGCATCATACACGATCAGCGAATAGAATGGAAATTTTTTCCTGAGGTACTTCTGCGCTTCGGCTAATTTCTGCGCCACATCTTTCTGCAGGTAACACTGATCGAAATCGCCGTACATATCCAGCTTCAGGAAATTATTGATCGTGGAATAACGCAATTCTGTTTTAATTGTGGAATCCAGATCTTTCACGTTAATGAGCCCGGCTTCCATCAGTTTTTTTTCCAGCTCACTCATTTTTTTTTCCGTAACAGAATCTGAATTTGCTTTTTCCAGAAATGATTTATTTACGAGAGAATCGTTCTCAATCGGAATGGAACTGTCCGGCGGAGACGGATCTTTTTTTGTTTTTTCTTCGCAGGAAAAAAAAAGGAACAGGAAGGAAAAACAAAACAGCGTTCGCACACACAAATGTATCAATACGCCATTATCCCTTCCAAAACCCGGTTTTCTATAGCCGGAAATGCACCATTCACAACGGAAATCTTCCGCCGGGAATAATGTGTCGGCGGCGTTTTCATTTTTCCTATTTTCACAACTTCATTGACGAAAATCAACTCAAATTCCAGATCATGAAAACTCTTCTTCCTTTTTTTCTTCCGCTTGCTTTCGTTGCAACATTTTCTTCCTGTAATCCCGACGAACAGGCAGCCACTTCCAACAACGCCATCGATACCACCAATTTCGACAAAAGCGTTCGCGCGCAGGATGATTTTTACCAATATGTGAATGGTACATGGCTCAAGAATAACCCGGTTCCTTCTTCTGAAAACAGTTGGGGTGCTTTCAATATTCTTGCTGATAAAAGCAAAAAAGATCTGAGAGCTATTTGTGAAGAATCAGCAAAAGGAAATAATCCTGCAGGATCGAATGCAGAGAAGATTGGTGATTTCTATAGCTCAGGAATGGATTCTGTTGCAGTTGAAAATGCAAAATTCGCACCGATCCAGGAATACCTCGACCACATTAACGCAATAAAAGACCTCGCGTCTCTCAATGCAGAGATAGCAGAACTTCATTCCATGGAAATGTCGGCTGGATTCAGCATGGGCATTACTGCCGATATGAAAGACAGCAAAACCAATGCGCTTTACGTGGGGCAATCCGGAACTTTTCTCCCGGAAAAAGAATATTATTTTTCCGAAGAAACCAAACCTTTCCGCGAAGCTTACAAAGTTCATTTGCTGAATATGTTCAAGCTTATGGGTGATGATGAAATGACTGCGAAGAAAAACGGTGAAGCAGTTTTCCAGATCGAATCCATGCTCGCCGATTCTTCCATGTCGGCAGAAGAAGAACGCGACCTTGAAAAAATGTATAACAAAATGTCGAAGGAGGATCTGATGAAGTTGTGTCCCGATTTTGACTGGAATACTTACTTCACTGCGCTGGGCATTCCTGCTGTGAATTTTGTGATCGTCACGCAACCTTCATTCCTGCGCCAGTTCAACCACATGCTTAAATCTACTCCGCTCGATGCATGGAAAGCTTACCTGCGCTTTGCGCTCGTACACAATTGCGCGCCTGCATTGCACAGCGCGGTGGCGAATGAAAATTTCAATTTTTTCGGAACAATGCTCAGCGGAATTCAGAAACAACAGGAAAGATGGAAACGTGTTCTCGGTAACACGCAGGGCGCACTCAACGAAGCGCTCGGCCAGATTTATGTTCAGAAACATTTCAGCCAGGAAGCAAAAGATCGTGTGAATGGAATGGTGACGAATCTTATAGCCGCCTACAAAGAAAGAATTCAGTCGAGAGACTGGATGAGTGATGCAACAAAAAAATCGGCGTTTGCAAAACTGGAATCCATTCTGCGGAAACTTGCTTTCCCCGATAAGTGGAGAGATTATTCGGGGCTGATGATCACAAAAGATTCCTACATGAAAAATATTCTCAATGGGAATATCTTCGATATGAAATTCAATATTTCAAAACTTTCCAAACCGGTTGACAGAATGGAATGGGGAATGTCGCCGGCAACGATCAATGCTTATTACAATCCTTCGAATAATGAAATTGTTTTTCCCGCCGCAATAATGCAGCCGCCCTTTTTCGATCCGAATGCTGATGATGCGGTGAATTACGGAGCAATGGGCGCAGTGATCGGGCACGAACTCACTCACGGTTTCGATGACCAGGGTTCCATGTACGATGCCGATGGAAATATGAAGAACTGGTGGACCACACAGGACAGCACGAATTTTAAAAATAAAACAGAAAAACTCGCCGCGCAATTCGACCAGTTCGTTGCAGTCGATAGCATGCAACTTCATGTGAACGGCCATCTCACCAATGGAGAAAACATTGCCGATCTCGGCGGACTCACCATTTCTTATTATGCTTTCAAAAAATCGCTCGAGGGAAAACCTGAACCGGCGAAGATTTGCGGATTTACTGCAGAGCAAAGATTTTTCCTTGCGTGGGCGCAGGCGTGGAGAACCAATCAGAAAACGAAAGCCGTGATCTTCCAGGTAAAAACAAATCCGCATGCGCCTGCACGATTCCGCGTGCTCGGGCCGCTTTCAAATCTCCAGGAATTCTATGATGCTTTCGGTGTGAAAGAAGGAGATAAAATGTACCGCAAACCGGAAGACCGTGTCCTGATCTGGTAATTGATTTTTTTTATGACAGGGCCGCGATATTTCGTGGCTCTTTCATTTTAAAATAATTTCATTGCTTATCCGACTGTTTTCAAAGGGTATCATCAAACCTGAAAGCCACATTATTCCATATCTTTGCCCGCTCTTAAAACAGTTTGCATCGCCCCGTATTTCCTGGTCTCAATAACGCTTAAATGGACAGAAGAACACTTATAGGTTTCGTAATGATCTCCTTCATCCTCGTTTTCTGGATGACGTGGAATTCCGGTAACAAGGATAAAGAAGCAGCCACACAAAAACGTATCGACGATTCCATCGCTCATCTCGATTCGATCGATCATTCGGAAAAGGTGGCGCTCAATAAAAAGAAAGACGACAGCATAAAGAATTTCCTGGCTAAAAATCCCAACATCAATTCCGATTCGTTGCGCAAAGCGCTGGAGAAACAGAATTTCGGGATCTTCTGCAACGCGCATAAAGGAACTGATTCTGTATTCACGATTGAAAATGAAAGACTGAAAGCCGATATCGCGAGCAAAGGCGGCAAGATCGTAAGAGTGGAATTGAAAGGAATAAAAACGTGGGACGGAAAACCGCTCTATCTTTTCAACAACGATTCCACTCACTTCGGCCTCTCTTTCTTCGACCGCAAGAGAAAACGTTACTCTACCGATTCACTTTATTTTCACGCTGCCGGAAATTCATTCAGGGTGAATGGAAAAGATTCCAACAGCATTTCCATGAGGTTGTATCCTGACACAACCGGCTGCTACATCGAATTTCGTTATTCGCTGCGTGGAAATTCCAGTCTCGTTGGCTGCACGACTTCATTCGCAGGGCTTGATCAGTTGCTCGATGACGGCCAGTCGCAACTCGACCTTACCTGGGCAATGAACACTCCTTCGCAGGAAAAAAGCCTCAAGAACCAGCAAATGGTGGCTTCTGTCTTCTATAATTTCGACGGGGAAGATGGTGTGGATAATCTGAAAGAAACCGGAGAAGATTCCAAATCACTGATCGGGAATGTGAAATGGGTTTCTTTCAAGCAACAATATTTTTCTTCCATTCTCATTGCGAAAACAAAATTCGCCAACAACGGTGAAGCTTCCATTCACACACCTTCCGATCCTTTCACGGTGAAATCCATGTCGGCAACTGTTCCGGTTCCATTCAGGAAAACAGCAAAAGAATCTTTCGCAATGAATTTTTATTTCGGGCCGAACAAATACAGCGATCTTAAATCTTACGATCTCCATCTCGAACGCGAGATCAATCTCGGCTGGTCTATTTTTGGCGGCATCAACCGTTACATTTTTATTCCTCTTTTTTCCTGGCTCGGCGACAACATCGCGAATTACGGAATTGTAATTCTCCTGCTCACGATCATTGTGAAGATCGTTCTCTTCCCGATCGCCTACAAATCATTTCTCTCTTCAGCTAAAATGCGCGTGCTTAAACCGGAGATCGATGAGATCAATGCGAAATTTGGAAAAGATGATCCGCTGAAAAAACAACAAGCGACAATGGCGCTTTACAAAAAAGCCGGGGTGAATCCTGCTGCTGGTTGTATTCCTTTGTTGCTGCAGATCCCGATCCTCTTCGCACTCATTCGACTTTTCCCTTCGGCGTATGAATTACGCCAGCATGGATTTTTGTGGGCACACGATCTTTCCACTTATGATTCTGTCTGGAATTTTGGTTTCAATGTTCCCGGTTATGGCGATCACATGAGTTTGTTTGCACTGCTCATGACCGTTTCTACTATTCTTTACACGTGGATGAACCAACAGACATTACAACCCGGAAGCGCACAACTTCCAGGAATGAAATGGCTCATCTACATCATGCCCATACTTTTCCTCGGATTCCTGAACAGTTATTCCTCGGCGCTCAGTTATTATTATTTCATCAGCAACATGATCACGTTCACACAAATGGCAGTGATGAAAAGATTCGTGGATCACGATGCGATTCGAGCGAAGATCGACGAGAATAAAAAGAAACCTGTGAAGCAATCGGGTTTCATGCAGCGATTGGAGAAAGCGCAACGCGAACGGCAAAAACAATTGGTCGATGCGCAGAAGAATGCGAAGGGCGGGAAGAAGAAGTAGCGGCAGTTGGCATTTCCTTGAGAGAAACATTTTTTTGCTTCATGTATGTTCGTGGATTAAATTTAAACCCTGCAGGCGCAGCGTGGTCTTACTCATAATTCAAAAAAACTGTACGATGAAAAACTTTTTACTCGCTGCGTTTATTTTATTCTCAACCCTTTCTCCGGCACAACTTAATCAGCGATTTTATTCGAGCGGAAATAATCCGTTCATCGCGCAGGATCTTGGCGCTGAGGTGAGTTACACTTTTGTAAGCTGGCGCGATATTCAGCAGAACATGTCGTCCACTTTCAATTGGAGTTTACTCGACACACGAATTCAGAATGCGCAAACACTCGGCCTGCGTACGATGATCGTCATTAATTGCACCAGCCCGCTTACTTCGCAGGATAGTATTCCCGGAACATGTGCGTACGATTCACATCTCAATCCCACGAGTGATAACGGTTCTTCATGGATGCCTGTTGGAAGCGACACCGCGCAATGGAAAATTTTTGTGCAGGCGTTGGTCGACCGGTACGATGGAGATACTACCAATGACATGAACGGGCTTATCTATCCTGTGAAAGAATGGAAAGTTGTGGGACAGGAATGGCAGCGCGTGTGGTGCAGCTCATACAATGACACGTTACTCGCAAATGCGCAGCAATTCGTTCAATTGGTAAACATGACCTACCGCGTTATCAAAACACAACAACCTTCTTCAGTAATTTGTTTTGCAGGAATTGATCCACGTGGTGCGAAAGAATCTTTTTCCGAAAATTATTTTAATCAGCCCACACTTTGCCTCAGCCAGAATTGTACATCAACTCAAAATGTAACGCCACCACAGATTATTATGATCCCTGGTTTTCAAAGCAACAGGAGAAACGTACAATATATTTTCAATAATGCAATGTATGACGAAGTGGATGTGCACATGTACGGTTATTGGAATGATATTCCCGGAGTAGTAGCATGGTTGCGCGATTCTGCGCAGGGAAAGCCGGTTGTTTTTATGGAAGGCGGAGGTCCGTACTGCCCCGCATGTGAAAATATTTATCACAATTCTTCTGACACAGATGGCCGTTTACCAACATTGCTTGTGCGCGATAATGCATCTTATGTTGTTTATTATTTCATCACCGGTTTTGCAAATGGTGTAAGTGAAATGCACTGGAATCACGGACCCGAATATTCCGGCTGGGGCGCAACGTTCGGCGATCTCGATCTGTTAAGCATCAATAGCGTGCGCAAACCTTCTTACTACGTTTATCGCTGGCTGGCGAAAGATCTTTTTTCAAATTCGTCAGCCGACACAGTGGAGAATATTCCTGAAAGTGATCCGCAGCTTTATCATTACATCATCAATCCATTAGGAATGAATGTGGCGTGGTCAACGAATCCAACTGACAGTATTGTGATCACGGGGCCAGGACAACTTTACCGATGGGACATTCCTCTTGCATGCGATTCGCTTTATCCTACTTACTGCGATTCACTCGTGCAACAAAGTTCGATTGCCGTTGGAAGTTCTTACACGATCTATCTCAACAACGACGTTCCGGTTTTCTATAGCTGGAATAACGTTTTGTCGTCTTCGCAAAATATTGCTGACGCCGATTCTTATTCTGTAAAAATTTATCCTGATCCCTTCAGTGAAACTGCCACACTAAAAATAAACGGGCCGGAGATCCGTGGTGCAGAAGTAAAATTGTATAACGATCTTGGACAGAATGTAAAAACGATTAACGCAGGAACAATTGGACTGGGCCAAACCATCACCCTTCAAAGAGATAATTTACCAGATGGATTTTATTTTATCCAGCTCGTGCAGGACAATAAAATTCTTGCCGTCGAAAAGCTGATGATTGCAGAGTGAGAAAGCCGTGAGTTCTGTTTTGAAATAAAATTTCACTTTATGTACGATCTTCCTTATCACAAAGAAAAAAACGAACAGGTCATCAAAGAATTTATCGATCAACACCCTTTCGCTTTTCTCACCGGTTGCGATTCACAGAACAAACCAATCGCAACGCAGGTTCCTGTTTTCATTGAAGAAAAAGACGGAAAGAAAATACTACGCGGGCATATCATGAAAAATACGGATCATCATAAAGCATTTTTACATAATGAAAATGTGCTCGCGGTTTTTAATGGCCCGCACACGTACGTGAGCGCTACGTGGTACAGCGATCCGCATTTGCCTTCGACATGGAATTATATGAGCGTGCATGTGAAAGGTGTGATCAGATTTCTTGACGACGCTGCATTGGAAGATGTTTTGCGTTTGACCTCTTTACATTTTGAGAATTATGATAAGAGTTCAACGACGACGTATGATAATATTCCGGAAGCTTTCAAACAGAAAGTGATGAATGCTATAGTCGCATTCGAAATTGAAATAAAAGAGATCGATACTGTTTTCAAACTCAGCCAGGATCGGGATAAGAAAAGTTATCTCAATATTATTGCGAAGCTGAAAGAAAAAGGAGAAGATGGAAAAGCGATCGCGATGGAGATGGAAAAAAGAATGAAGCAGCAATTTCCGGAAAATTAATTTTAGAAATTAATTGCCGGGCGTAATTTCTTCGGCAATATTCCGGACCGCCCTCCGCCATGGCAGCAGTAGGGTCACGGAGATATACTCTCATGTAAGTACAAAAAGCATACAGGATATCAAAAGTCCGTTCGGCGATATGGAATTCTAAGTGCTTTGGATTATATTTGATAAACCCTGAATTCGTCGGGCTTATCCGCCCGAATTGGAGAGATAAGGATGAAAACGTCAGGGTTATAAACGAGTTAGGCGTCATACAAGATGAGCCTAAAAAAAGGACTAATGGCAATAAAAATGACAGATAAATTGAAGGAACTTGAAAAACAGCTTGGTGCGTTTTCAGAAAAATCTGAACTCTCTGGGGAAAGACTTTTATTGTTTCCAGAAAATTTTAGACGAGTTCATTCCTTTAAAATATTTGGTAACGATTTACTAGCCATACCAGCAAACCTAATTATTGAAGGTGATGATGAAGAGTTTGAAAAACCTTTTAGTTTTTTGGACAGCTTGGAAACCATAAAAATATTTGATAGTGAATTCAGACCAGAAGTTCCAGACGATTTTATTCAAATAGGAAATTTATGTGGTTCAACTGAAATCGTATTATTAAACAAGTTGAAGAACACTGTTCATATTTTCCATGTCTCTGACATTGCGGATAAGGATTGGCTGAAGTACAAATTGGAAAAAGCAATCTGTGATTTAGAGGTATTCATTAACAATATTCGAGTTCAGACTGTTTGCTGTTTAATGAATCCTAAAGACTATTCTAAGTGGGATATTTTTGAAATTCGGAACAATGAAATATTGACTTTTAATGAGCTTTTGCAATATACAGACAAAGAAACTACATGGAAAGAATACAAAAAACTTGTAGAAAAATCACTAGAGAAAGGTTTTAAAATTCATTATGCTCCGAAAAAACTATTAAATGAACTTGCAGAATAAAGTACGAACGCCTAACACGGGTGCCCGTTGCCCGCCCGGTTTGGGTCGGGCAGGCACAACTTCCCTTTTCAAAAAATAATTCTCCTATTCGCCCGAATAGCGCAACTCGCTCCCGCTCCACAAAAGTTCACAACACAATTTTTTCTGTTAATGACAAACGGAAAATATTTTCCAGCGAAAAACAATGTTCATAATGAACAAAAAAATGTTCATCGTGTTCTGAATTCCATTTTTCCTCAGCTCCATCGCCACCACTTTTACTTTTTTCACTTTGTAGTTCATCCACTTTTTAAGATTACAGGTTGACAGTTTTGTACACCGAAATCGCCAACTTCTTAAACCCGCAAACCGTTAGGCGCAACCTTGACACCAATGACAAAGTTAAATTTGTTTCCTAATAAAGAAACTCGTATATTTGTATAAAAATCGGTTGTGACAGAAAAATTTAAGGTTCAATTCCTTGCAGACGCTGACGAATTCATTGCAAAACTTGACCTCAAAGCTCGCGAAAAAATCATTTATAATATTCGTAAAGCACAAGTTATTAATGATAATGAACTTTTTAAAAAACTTACTGGCGACATCTGGGAATTCAGGACTTTGTATAAAAAAACAAAATACCGACTTTTCGCTTTTTGGGACAACAGAGAAAAATCAAATACCATAGTAATTGCGACACATGGAATAATTAAAAAAACTGACAAGACACCGCTCGCTAACCTTGACAAAGCAGAGCGATTAAGAAAACAATATTTTAACCAAACAACTCATACAAAATGAAAACAGGTAAAAAATTAAAACTTTATTCGTTAGACGAAATTACCGACAAACATATTGGTAAAAAAGGCACCAAAAAACGTGACGAATTTGAAAGCGAATTGCGCCTTGACCTTCTTGGCGAAGCAATAAAAAGAGCAAGAAAGGAAAGACATTTGACTCAAGAAGAATTGGGCGATCTCGTTGGAGTACAAAAAGCTCAAATCTCAAAACTTGAACATAGTTTGACAGACGCACGTTTTGAAACTATCATAAAAGTTTTTAAAGCTTTGAACGCTAAAATAAATTTCAATATTGAACTGCTCGACCAAAGAGTAAAAATAGCTTGACAACTCATTCCCGCTCCATAAAAAATCACCGCATGCTTTTTGATTCCACGCGTTAGAGGAATTCCTTTTTGTCAAGATAATTCTTCACATAATCCCCCACTCCTTCTTCGAGCGAAGTAAAATCGTTTTTGTATCCCGCATCCCTCAGCTTATGCATATTCGCTTCTGTAAAATACTGGTATTTGTTTCGGATATCGGCCGGCGTATCAATGAAAGAATTTTTTTCTTCCTTATTCATTGCTTTGAAAGTTGCGTGTGCGAGATCGAGAAATGAACGCGCCTTACCGGTGCCGAGATTGTAAATTCCGGAAGCGGGATGATTGCGGTATAAAAACAAAATTACTTCCACCACATCTTTCACATAAATAAAATCGCGCAACTGTTCCCCGTCTTTGAATTCAGGTTTGTGCGAACGGAATAATTTCATTTCACCCGAAGAAGAAATTTGGTTGAACGCATGCAGGATCACCGAAGCCATTCTTCCTTTGTGATATTCATTCGGCCCGTACACATTGAAAAATTTCAACCCGTACCAGTTCGGGGGAGTTTTACTTTGTCCCAAAACCCATTTATCAAATTCATTTTTCGATTCGCCGTACGGATTCAGCGGTTTCAGTTTTTCAATTTTCGAATGATCATCGTCGTAACCAAATTCACCGAGTCCATACGTTGCGGCGGAAGAAGCGTAGATGAGCGGAATATTATTTTCAGCGCAAATATTCCAGATCATTTTCGAATACGCCACATTCAGTTCATCAAATATCTTTTTGTCAAACTCCGTCGTGTCCGTGCGCGCGCCTATGTGAAAAACAACATCGATCTCAGAAGCATTTTTCAAGAACCATTTTTCAAACAAACCACGATCGATCCGTTCCTGATAATATTTACCATTGAGATTCGGAAGTTTCTGCTCGTTTGAAAAATCATCGACCAGAACAAGGTCTTCGATGTCTTCCTCGTTAAGTTTTGAAACGAGACATGAACCGATGAATCCTGCTGCGCCAGTTACTATTTTCATTCGGATTTAAGATTTGAAATTCTCTGTAAAATTATAAAACACATTCATGTTCTCAAGATTATTTTTCAGAAGCGGTACTTCACCGCTTTAAATTTTCTTTGTTCCCGTCCGTTGGCCGGGGCTAATCGTGGCGGCTGCATTGCATTAAATTCACTGCTGTGCTTCTCGGCCCGGTCGGCTGAATAATCAGTGACCATATTCTGTTTTTGTACCCGGAAAATAAAATCGCTGCAGCCATTACAGATTAAATTTTACTGCCTGCTACTTTCTCTTCGGATAGCCAAAAACAAACGACGTGATCACCGGCAACAAAAAAACAGAAACAGTTCCTATGGAAACATAAAGATCCGCTTCATGGCTTTCGAGAAAAATTGCCAGAGGTGAATTCGGGTTGAAGCGCGTCCACAAACTCATCATCAGTTTTACGCCGAGAATAAAAATGACAACGAACGCCGCCGGTTCGAGGAAAGAAAAATTTTCCATGAGCTTTACAAATCCCTGCGCAACGAAACGCATGGCGAGAATTCCAATGAAAACACCGGTGCAGATGAGAATGATATTATTCGTAAAAGCAACTGCCGCAAAAACATTGTCGATTGAAAAAGCCATGTCCATCATTTCAACGAGCAGAACTGTCGACCAGAAAACGCCGAGTTTCCCGATGGTATTTTTATACAACCAGTTTTCATTTTTATTCAGCGTATCATCTTCTTTTTCCGGAGTGGCGCGCGATGAAAAATAATTTACAGAGAGATAAAGAAGATAAGCGCCGCCGGCCGCTTTCAGCCACCAGATCTTTACAAGATAAACAGCAAGCACTAAACTTATTCCGCGGAAAACGTAAGCGCCGAGAATCCCATACTTCAATGCTTTCCCTCGTTTCTCTTTCGGCAAATCCAGCACCATCGTCGCCAGCACCGCAGCATTGTCAACAGAAAGCAGACTTTCAATGATCACAAGGTTGAGAATGATGAGGAGAGCGCGCTCCGGATCGTTTACGATTTCCTGAAATACATTCATGAGCAACGAAGTTAAGGATTAGGTAATGCTTCTGACGGTTTAACCACAGAGGGCTACCGCACATTCCCGCGCACCACCACGATTTCGTGGAAGCAGAGCATTCAGTCGAGGAAAATATTTTTACCAATCGCAGAAATTATTTCTGACTTTTTCGCTGTAGAAAATAATTCTTCCACCGCACTTCTCCCCTCTTTTCCGAGATCGACAGAAAATTCATTTACATAAAGTTCAATGTGTTTCATCATCACCTCTTCGCTCATCTCCTGCGCATGTGCGCGCACAAAAGGCATGCACGCATCCGGGTGCACAAACGCGTACTCCACACTCGCGCGTATGAGCGCATCCACGCGATGCTGAATTTCATTGGAGAATTTTCTTTTCATCACTATTCCGCCAAGAGGAATCGGGTGGCCCGCTTGCCCTGAGCTTGTCGATCGGGTCTTTTCTTCCCAGTATTCGCCGAGATCGATTATTTTTTTCAAACCTTTCTCTTCGTAAGTAAAACGATTTTCGTGAATGATGAGCCCGGCGTCTGCTTTTTCATTCAACAAAGCATTTTCAATTTCAGAAAAGATCATTTCCGTTTTCAGTTTTGCATTGGGAAAAGCAAGTCCGAATAATAAATTAGCTGTCGTAAATTTTCCGGGAATAGCGATGCACAAATTTCCTTCCGCAATTTCTTCTTTTGAAATTTTTCGTTTTGAGATCAGTAATGGGCCGCAATTTATCCCGAGCGCACTTCCTGAATTCAGGAGAAAATAATTTTCCGTGCAATGCGCGAATGCATGAAAACTCAGTTTCGTTATATCAATTTCAGAATGAAAAGCTTTTTTATTCAATGTCTCCACATCTTCCATCACCAAATCAAAATCAATTCCCTGCGTGTCTATGCGCTTGTTGACGATCGCATCGAAAATGAAACAATCATTAGGGCAGGGAGAAAAACCGAGAGAAATATTCATGACTACTGTACGAATTACGAAATTTACTACTGTACGAATTACGAAATTCTCGAACTACGAAATTTACTACTGTACGAACTACGAAATTGGCGAACTACGAACTACGAAATTTACGAATTACGAACTGCGAAAAAAACGAAAATTAAAACGCATTAAGAATTTCAAGTCCCGTTGTGCTGAGATTTTTTATTGCTTCTGCCATTTTCCACGCATCGCGGTTTCTTTTCTCAATGAAATTCGACACCGCACGCACCTGCGCAAACACGGTATCGTGCGTCATGCACGCGTACATGAATGCCGCGCCTTCCATGCTTTCCACATGCGGATTCCAGCGCTTCACGGTTTCCGAAATACTTTTTTCATTGCCATGAACTTTATTCACCGTAATTCCATTCACGGTAGCAATTGCATTCATCACGGGATTTGAAGGCGGAGCAAGATTCACAAGTTGCCCCCATTTGAACGGAAGTTCATTTTC carries:
- a CDS encoding type II toxin-antitoxin system RelE/ParE family toxin gives rise to the protein MTEKFKVQFLADADEFIAKLDLKAREKIIYNIRKAQVINDNELFKKLTGDIWEFRTLYKKTKYRLFAFWDNREKSNTIVIATHGIIKKTDKTPLANLDKAERLRKQYFNQTTHTK
- a CDS encoding FMN-binding negative transcriptional regulator → MYDLPYHKEKNEQVIKEFIDQHPFAFLTGCDSQNKPIATQVPVFIEEKDGKKILRGHIMKNTDHHKAFLHNENVLAVFNGPHTYVSATWYSDPHLPSTWNYMSVHVKGVIRFLDDAALEDVLRLTSLHFENYDKSSTTTYDNIPEAFKQKVMNAIVAFEIEIKEIDTVFKLSQDRDKKSYLNIIAKLKEKGEDGKAIAMEMEKRMKQQFPEN
- a CDS encoding M15 family metallopeptidase, which produces MRTLFCFSFLFLFFSCEEKTKKDPSPPDSSIPIENDSLVNKSFLEKANSDSVTEKKMSELEKKLMEAGLINVKDLDSTIKTELRYSTINNFLKLDMYGDFDQCYLQKDVAQKLAEAQKYLRKKFPFYSLIVYDAVRPQHIQRMMWDTLHLPPGERQKYLSNPGKGSLHNYGAAVDLSIIDEHGIPLDMGTDFDYFGDKAQPQKENELLANGELTQYEISNREILREVMRHAGFFGIQTEWWHFNSCTRERAAEIYKMVE
- a CDS encoding T9SS type A sorting domain-containing protein; its protein translation is MKNFLLAAFILFSTLSPAQLNQRFYSSGNNPFIAQDLGAEVSYTFVSWRDIQQNMSSTFNWSLLDTRIQNAQTLGLRTMIVINCTSPLTSQDSIPGTCAYDSHLNPTSDNGSSWMPVGSDTAQWKIFVQALVDRYDGDTTNDMNGLIYPVKEWKVVGQEWQRVWCSSYNDTLLANAQQFVQLVNMTYRVIKTQQPSSVICFAGIDPRGAKESFSENYFNQPTLCLSQNCTSTQNVTPPQIIMIPGFQSNRRNVQYIFNNAMYDEVDVHMYGYWNDIPGVVAWLRDSAQGKPVVFMEGGGPYCPACENIYHNSSDTDGRLPTLLVRDNASYVVYYFITGFANGVSEMHWNHGPEYSGWGATFGDLDLLSINSVRKPSYYVYRWLAKDLFSNSSADTVENIPESDPQLYHYIINPLGMNVAWSTNPTDSIVITGPGQLYRWDIPLACDSLYPTYCDSLVQQSSIAVGSSYTIYLNNDVPVFYSWNNVLSSSQNIADADSYSVKIYPDPFSETATLKINGPEIRGAEVKLYNDLGQNVKTINAGTIGLGQTITLQRDNLPDGFYFIQLVQDNKILAVEKLMIAE
- the yidC gene encoding membrane protein insertase YidC, yielding MISFILVFWMTWNSGNKDKEAATQKRIDDSIAHLDSIDHSEKVALNKKKDDSIKNFLAKNPNINSDSLRKALEKQNFGIFCNAHKGTDSVFTIENERLKADIASKGGKIVRVELKGIKTWDGKPLYLFNNDSTHFGLSFFDRKRKRYSTDSLYFHAAGNSFRVNGKDSNSISMRLYPDTTGCYIEFRYSLRGNSSLVGCTTSFAGLDQLLDDGQSQLDLTWAMNTPSQEKSLKNQQMVASVFYNFDGEDGVDNLKETGEDSKSLIGNVKWVSFKQQYFSSILIAKTKFANNGEASIHTPSDPFTVKSMSATVPVPFRKTAKESFAMNFYFGPNKYSDLKSYDLHLEREINLGWSIFGGINRYIFIPLFSWLGDNIANYGIVILLLTIIVKIVLFPIAYKSFLSSAKMRVLKPEIDEINAKFGKDDPLKKQQATMALYKKAGVNPAAGCIPLLLQIPILFALIRLFPSAYELRQHGFLWAHDLSTYDSVWNFGFNVPGYGDHMSLFALLMTVSTILYTWMNQQTLQPGSAQLPGMKWLIYIMPILFLGFLNSYSSALSYYYFISNMITFTQMAVMKRFVDHDAIRAKIDENKKKPVKQSGFMQRLEKAQRERQKQLVDAQKNAKGGKKK
- a CDS encoding M13 family metallopeptidase, translating into MKTLLPFFLPLAFVATFSSCNPDEQAATSNNAIDTTNFDKSVRAQDDFYQYVNGTWLKNNPVPSSENSWGAFNILADKSKKDLRAICEESAKGNNPAGSNAEKIGDFYSSGMDSVAVENAKFAPIQEYLDHINAIKDLASLNAEIAELHSMEMSAGFSMGITADMKDSKTNALYVGQSGTFLPEKEYYFSEETKPFREAYKVHLLNMFKLMGDDEMTAKKNGEAVFQIESMLADSSMSAEEERDLEKMYNKMSKEDLMKLCPDFDWNTYFTALGIPAVNFVIVTQPSFLRQFNHMLKSTPLDAWKAYLRFALVHNCAPALHSAVANENFNFFGTMLSGIQKQQERWKRVLGNTQGALNEALGQIYVQKHFSQEAKDRVNGMVTNLIAAYKERIQSRDWMSDATKKSAFAKLESILRKLAFPDKWRDYSGLMITKDSYMKNILNGNIFDMKFNISKLSKPVDRMEWGMSPATINAYYNPSNNEIVFPAAIMQPPFFDPNADDAVNYGAMGAVIGHELTHGFDDQGSMYDADGNMKNWWTTQDSTNFKNKTEKLAAQFDQFVAVDSMQLHVNGHLTNGENIADLGGLTISYYAFKKSLEGKPEPAKICGFTAEQRFFLAWAQAWRTNQKTKAVIFQVKTNPHAPARFRVLGPLSNLQEFYDAFGVKEGDKMYRKPEDRVLIW